The following are encoded in a window of Chloroflexota bacterium genomic DNA:
- a CDS encoding NAD-binding protein: MNVIVMGCGRIGTQVATSLWREGHHVTVLDTVPESFLSLPKELRETEGATILCDGILEEELIDAGILEADVFVAVSNRDNRNAMAAQRAKHIFNVPQVVCRVGDVERQEMYNKLGLAAISPTKITSALILEAVFT; the protein is encoded by the coding sequence ATGAACGTCATCGTGATGGGCTGCGGGCGAATCGGAACCCAAGTCGCCACATCCCTCTGGCGGGAGGGCCACCACGTCACCGTCCTCGACACCGTGCCCGAGAGCTTCCTCAGCCTCCCCAAGGAGCTGCGTGAGACCGAAGGGGCGACGATCCTATGCGACGGGATCCTTGAAGAGGAGCTCATCGACGCGGGGATACTGGAGGCCGACGTCTTCGTCGCGGTCTCCAACCGGGACAACCGCAACGCCATGGCTGCGCAGCGGGCGAAGCACATTTTCAACGTGCCGCAGGTGGTCTGCCGTGTTGGCGACGTGGAGCGGCAGGAGATGTACAACAAGCTGGGCCTGGCGGCCATCAGCCCCACGAAGATCACGTCCGCCCTCATCCTGGAGGCGGTGTTCACGTAA
- a CDS encoding universal stress protein, with amino-acid sequence MHIKRLLLPINGQRVDEHALEFACSLVRQEHGCVCLLSVIEVPREYAVDAELPSAVAQSEDLLRHGEAFVKSRKVKVEADLLQARDLGPAIVKEAQEERVDAILLGLPYRRKQDGLTPQSDAAYILEHSLCPVLIFREPMPEENARPTDAAGRTLSEGRR; translated from the coding sequence ATGCACATAAAGCGGCTGCTACTCCCCATAAACGGGCAGCGCGTTGACGAACATGCGTTGGAGTTCGCCTGTAGCCTTGTGCGACAAGAGCACGGGTGCGTCTGCCTCCTCTCCGTGATTGAAGTCCCCCGAGAGTACGCCGTTGACGCCGAGCTTCCCAGCGCCGTCGCCCAGAGCGAAGATCTCCTCCGCCACGGCGAGGCCTTCGTCAAGTCCCGAAAGGTGAAGGTGGAGGCCGACCTGCTGCAAGCCAGGGACCTGGGTCCCGCCATCGTGAAAGAGGCGCAGGAGGAGCGTGTGGACGCTATCCTGCTGGGCCTGCCGTACCGGCGGAAGCAGGACGGGCTGACGCCCCAGAGCGACGCCGCGTACATCCTAGAGCACTCGCTCTGCCCCGTGCTCATCTTCCGCGAACCCATGCCGGAGGAGAACGCCCGGCCCACCGATGCGGCCGGGAGGACGCTGTCTGAAGGCCGTCGATGA
- a CDS encoding TrkA family potassium uptake protein, with the protein MANRQIVVIGLGRFGSSVAFTLYQMGHDVLALETDEALVQEAMGRVTYSVRADATQENVLRELGVPNFDMAVVAIGSNVEASIMATVLLKSMGIPYIVARARTQLHGRTLERVGADVVVHPEQETGQHVARSLFHPEVQDYMEVGPNFVVSMVRTSAQAVNRTLKDMGLTGARDKYGLAVLAIRRGQDVILLPAEDERIHTEDTLVLASREELLDRLRETGLAQLNGAREG; encoded by the coding sequence ATGGCGAACAGACAAATTGTTGTCATCGGGCTTGGAAGGTTCGGCTCAAGCGTGGCATTCACGCTGTACCAGATGGGCCACGACGTCCTGGCACTGGAGACGGACGAGGCGCTGGTGCAGGAAGCCATGGGGCGGGTCACCTACTCGGTGCGCGCCGACGCCACGCAAGAGAACGTCCTGCGCGAGTTGGGGGTCCCCAACTTCGACATGGCGGTGGTGGCGATCGGGTCCAATGTCGAGGCGAGCATCATGGCGACGGTGCTGCTGAAGAGCATGGGCATCCCGTACATCGTGGCGCGGGCACGCACTCAACTGCACGGGCGGACGCTGGAGCGCGTGGGCGCCGACGTGGTGGTGCACCCCGAGCAGGAGACGGGGCAACATGTGGCGCGCAGCCTCTTCCACCCGGAGGTGCAGGACTATATGGAGGTGGGCCCGAACTTCGTCGTCAGCATGGTACGCACCTCCGCGCAGGCCGTGAACCGCACCCTGAAGGACATGGGGCTGACCGGGGCAAGGGACAAGTACGGGCTGGCGGTACTGGCTATCCGCAGGGGGCAGGACGTCATCCTGCTGCCAGCGGAGGACGAGCGCATCCACACGGAGGACACCCTGGTTCTCGCGAGCCGGGAGGAGCTGCTCGACCGTCTGCGTGAGACGGGCCTCGCGCAACTGAACGGCGCGCGAGAGGGGTGA